A DNA window from Streptomyces sp. 71268 contains the following coding sequences:
- a CDS encoding Hsp20/alpha crystallin family protein — translation MLMRTDPFRELDRLAQQFAGVTGTWSRPSSMAMDAYVEGETYVIVFDLPGVAKDAIEIDVERNMLTVKAERRPAVRADNVRMELSERPLGVFSRQLVLADTLDTDHISAEYEAGVLTLRIPIAERAKRRRIEIGGAGEDKQLSG, via the coding sequence ATGCTGATGCGCACCGACCCCTTCCGTGAACTCGACCGACTGGCCCAGCAGTTCGCCGGCGTCACGGGCACCTGGTCCCGGCCCTCGTCCATGGCGATGGACGCCTACGTCGAGGGTGAGACGTACGTGATCGTCTTCGACCTGCCCGGTGTCGCCAAGGACGCCATCGAGATCGACGTCGAGCGCAACATGCTGACGGTCAAGGCCGAGCGCCGTCCCGCCGTGCGGGCGGACAACGTGCGGATGGAGCTGTCCGAGCGGCCCCTCGGCGTGTTCTCGCGCCAGTTGGTGCTGGCCGACACGCTCGACACCGACCACATCTCGGCCGAGTACGAGGCGGGCGTGCTGACCCTGCGGATCCCGATCGCCGAGCGCGCCAAGCGGCGCCGGATCGAGATCGGCGGGGCGGGCGAGGACAAGCAGCTCAGCGGCTGA
- a CDS encoding YbjQ family protein translates to MSIEEYGGGQQENSDILVVTTNDVPGYDVQRVIGEVFGLTVRSRHLGSQIGAGLKSMVGGELKGLSKTLVETRNEAMERLIEQARARGANAVLMMRFDVASGSDVGTEVCAYGTAVVLAPRV, encoded by the coding sequence ATGAGCATCGAAGAGTACGGCGGCGGCCAGCAGGAGAACTCCGACATCCTGGTCGTGACGACGAACGACGTGCCGGGCTACGACGTCCAGCGGGTCATCGGCGAGGTCTTCGGGCTCACGGTCCGCTCCCGCCACCTGGGCAGCCAGATCGGCGCCGGCCTGAAGTCCATGGTCGGCGGCGAGCTGAAGGGCCTGTCCAAGACGCTGGTCGAGACCCGCAACGAGGCGATGGAGCGGCTGATCGAGCAGGCCCGGGCGCGCGGCGCGAACGCGGTCCTGATGATGCGCTTCGACGTGGCGTCCGGCTCCGACGTGGGCACCGAGGTCTGCGCGTACGGCACCGCCGTCGTCCTCGCGCCCAGGGTCTGA
- the leuE gene encoding leucine efflux protein LeuE: MLGITDLPTYLAGLALIILLPGPNSLYVVSVAARRGPRVAYQAAGGVLCGDTVLMVLSAGGVASLLKASPIAFTIVKFAGAGYLTWLAIGMLRGAWALWHRRAERAELADAARGADGGAAAALSTEAAEAAGARAGQGAAAKDRASGERPFRRALVVSLLNPKAILFFISFFVQFVDPDYPHPVLSFVALGAWAQLFSITYLSILIFSGTFLAATFRRRKRLTAGLSAGAGAAFLGFAVKLSLASAG; the protein is encoded by the coding sequence ATGCTGGGGATAACGGACCTTCCGACCTACCTCGCGGGCCTCGCGCTGATCATTCTGCTGCCGGGCCCGAACTCGCTGTACGTGGTCTCCGTCGCGGCCCGCCGCGGCCCGCGCGTCGCGTACCAGGCGGCCGGCGGCGTGCTGTGCGGCGACACGGTGCTCATGGTGCTGTCGGCGGGCGGCGTCGCCTCGCTGCTGAAGGCGAGCCCGATCGCCTTCACGATCGTGAAGTTCGCGGGGGCCGGCTATCTGACCTGGCTGGCGATCGGGATGCTGCGCGGCGCGTGGGCGCTGTGGCACCGGCGGGCGGAGCGGGCCGAACTCGCGGACGCGGCGCGCGGCGCGGACGGGGGCGCCGCCGCGGCGCTCTCCACCGAAGCGGCGGAGGCCGCCGGCGCGCGGGCCGGGCAGGGGGCGGCGGCCAAGGACCGGGCCTCGGGCGAGCGGCCGTTCCGGCGGGCGCTCGTGGTGAGCCTGCTCAACCCGAAGGCGATCTTGTTCTTCATCTCGTTCTTCGTGCAGTTCGTCGACCCCGACTACCCGCACCCGGTGCTGTCGTTCGTCGCGCTCGGCGCCTGGGCGCAGTTGTTCAGCATCACCTACCTGTCGATCCTGATCTTCAGCGGCACGTTCCTCGCGGCGACCTTCCGTCGTCGCAAGCGGCTGACGGCCGGCCTGTCGGCCGGCGCGGGCGCCGCCTTCCTCGGCTTCGCCGTCAAGCTCTCCCTGGCCAGCGCGGGGTAG
- a CDS encoding zinc-dependent metalloprotease, whose protein sequence is MTSIGGVEMVDWNLAMATAIRFARSGPEVSQDEARAAVQELRRHAKASEEHVRAFTRMAPAGGEFADTPVLVVDRAGWVRANVAGFRAVLGPLLDKMRSRRSASPGGAVLGAVGGKVTGVELGMLLSFLSSRVLGQYETFAPASRDLPGGTGGGQLLLVAPNIVHVERELDVDPHDFRLWVCLHEETHRTQFTAVPWLRDHLESEIQAFLGETDVDPATLLERLREAAQSLTGNRPEHPDGGPVERGGRSIVELVQTPTQREILARLTAVMSLLEGHADFVMDGVGPSVVPSVAEIREKFQKRRASGAGRLDQALRKLLGLDAKLRQYRDGERFVRAVVGEVGMDGFNRVWTSPNTLPTKAEIHKPADWVARVHRKAES, encoded by the coding sequence ATGACGAGCATCGGTGGTGTCGAGATGGTCGACTGGAATCTCGCGATGGCGACCGCCATCCGGTTCGCGCGGTCGGGTCCCGAGGTGAGCCAGGACGAGGCGCGGGCGGCGGTCCAGGAGCTGCGCCGGCACGCCAAGGCGTCGGAGGAGCACGTACGCGCGTTCACCCGGATGGCGCCGGCCGGCGGCGAGTTCGCGGACACGCCGGTCCTGGTCGTGGACCGGGCGGGCTGGGTGCGGGCGAACGTCGCCGGGTTCCGCGCCGTGCTCGGGCCACTGCTCGACAAGATGCGGTCCCGCCGCTCCGCCAGCCCGGGCGGGGCCGTGCTCGGCGCGGTCGGCGGCAAGGTGACCGGCGTCGAGCTGGGGATGCTGCTCTCCTTCCTCTCCTCCCGGGTGCTCGGCCAGTACGAGACGTTCGCGCCGGCCAGCCGCGACCTGCCGGGCGGCACCGGCGGTGGCCAGTTGCTGCTCGTCGCGCCCAACATCGTGCACGTCGAGCGGGAGCTGGACGTGGACCCGCACGACTTCCGGCTCTGGGTGTGCCTGCACGAGGAGACGCACCGCACCCAGTTCACGGCCGTGCCCTGGCTGCGCGATCACCTGGAGTCCGAGATCCAGGCGTTCCTCGGCGAGACCGACGTCGACCCGGCCACCCTCCTGGAGCGGCTGCGCGAGGCCGCCCAGTCGCTGACCGGGAACCGCCCCGAGCACCCCGACGGTGGCCCGGTCGAGCGCGGTGGGCGCAGCATCGTGGAGCTGGTGCAGACCCCCACCCAGCGCGAGATCCTGGCGCGGCTCACGGCCGTGATGTCGCTGCTCGAAGGGCACGCGGACTTCGTCATGGACGGCGTGGGCCCCTCGGTCGTGCCCTCCGTCGCGGAGATCAGGGAGAAGTTCCAGAAGCGCCGGGCCAGCGGCGCCGGCCGGCTCGACCAGGCGCTGCGCAAGCTGCTCGGCCTCGACGCGAAGCTGCGGCAGTACCGGGACGGGGAGCGGTTCGTACGGGCCGTGGTGGGCGAGGTCGGCATGGACGGCTTCAACCGCGTCTGGACGTCCCCGAACACCCTCCCGACCAAGGCCGAGATCCACAAACCGGCGGACTGGGTCGCGAGGGTGCACCGTAAGGCAGAGTCGTAG
- a CDS encoding threonine/serine exporter family protein, with protein sequence MGDIDEAGEHKPQSDEAHSAFTPPLGLPMPSHPSEDEHPTSEFALPSGLPPEVVEGPTEAEGSAFVPPGSADQPTGGGPIGSTASGHGTPRGAPRGPAFTPPHGIPVIRLTKETPWQDRMRTMLRMPVGERPAPERVEKHEESVHAVPRVLDITLRIGEILLAGGEGAEDVEAAMFGVAHAYGLERCEPTVTFTLLSISYQPSLVDDPITASRTVRRRAVDYTRLAAVFRLVDDITSQDDFTTEEAYRRLAEIRRNRHPYPGWALTVASGALAGAASLLVGGGWLVFVAAALGAMLGDRLAWLASGRGLPEFYQFVAAAMPPGAIGVALSLAHANVQGSAVITGGLFALIPGRALVAGVQDGLTGYYITAAARLLEVMYLIVGIVVGVLTVLYVGLRLGANFNPEAALRGDERPVVQLFSAMLLALAFCVLLQQERSTVLFATLNGGVAWLVYGSMHDVAGIPAVASTAAAAGLVGLFGQLLSRYRYASALPYVTAAIGPLLPGSATYFGLLALAQKNMDSGIASLTRAASLALAIAIGVNLGNEIARLFLRAPVPGTDVGGPLRRAAKRTRGF encoded by the coding sequence ATGGGTGACATAGACGAGGCGGGGGAGCACAAGCCTCAGTCGGATGAGGCGCACAGCGCGTTCACGCCGCCGCTCGGTCTGCCGATGCCCTCCCACCCGTCCGAGGACGAGCACCCGACATCGGAGTTCGCCCTGCCGAGCGGGTTGCCGCCGGAGGTGGTGGAGGGGCCGACAGAGGCCGAGGGCTCGGCGTTCGTCCCGCCCGGCTCGGCCGACCAGCCCACCGGTGGCGGGCCGATCGGCAGCACCGCCTCCGGACACGGCACGCCGCGCGGCGCCCCGCGCGGCCCGGCGTTCACGCCCCCGCACGGCATCCCCGTCATCCGGCTGACCAAGGAGACGCCCTGGCAGGACCGGATGCGCACGATGCTGCGCATGCCGGTGGGCGAGCGCCCGGCGCCCGAGCGGGTCGAGAAGCACGAGGAGTCCGTGCACGCCGTCCCCCGCGTGCTCGACATCACGCTGCGGATCGGCGAGATCCTGCTCGCCGGCGGCGAGGGCGCCGAGGACGTCGAGGCGGCCATGTTCGGCGTGGCCCACGCGTACGGCCTCGAACGCTGCGAACCGACCGTCACCTTCACGCTGCTGTCCATCTCGTACCAGCCCTCGCTGGTGGACGACCCGATCACGGCCAGCCGGACGGTGCGGCGCAGAGCGGTGGACTACACGCGGCTCGCGGCGGTCTTCCGGCTCGTCGACGACATCACCTCGCAGGACGACTTCACCACGGAGGAGGCGTACCGGCGGCTCGCCGAGATACGGCGTAACCGGCACCCGTACCCCGGCTGGGCGCTGACCGTGGCCTCCGGCGCGCTGGCCGGCGCGGCGAGCCTGCTGGTCGGCGGCGGCTGGCTGGTGTTCGTCGCGGCGGCGCTGGGCGCGATGCTCGGCGACCGGCTGGCCTGGCTGGCGTCCGGGCGCGGGCTGCCGGAGTTCTACCAGTTCGTGGCGGCGGCGATGCCGCCGGGCGCCATAGGCGTCGCGCTCAGCCTGGCCCACGCCAACGTGCAGGGCTCGGCCGTGATCACCGGTGGGCTGTTCGCGCTGATCCCCGGGCGAGCGCTGGTCGCCGGCGTGCAGGACGGCCTGACCGGCTACTACATCACCGCCGCCGCGCGCCTGCTCGAGGTGATGTACCTGATCGTCGGCATCGTCGTGGGCGTGCTCACGGTGCTGTACGTGGGCCTGCGGCTGGGCGCCAACTTCAACCCGGAGGCGGCGCTCCGCGGCGACGAACGACCCGTCGTACAACTCTTCTCGGCCATGCTGCTGGCCCTGGCGTTCTGCGTACTGCTCCAGCAGGAACGTTCCACGGTGCTGTTCGCGACGCTCAACGGCGGCGTGGCCTGGCTGGTCTACGGCTCGATGCACGACGTGGCCGGCATCCCCGCGGTGGCCTCCACCGCCGCCGCCGCCGGACTGGTCGGCCTCTTCGGCCAGCTACTGTCCCGCTACCGGTACGCCTCGGCGCTGCCATACGTCACCGCCGCGATCGGGCCGCTGCTGCCGGGTAGCGCGACGTACTTCGGGCTGCTCGCGCTGGCCCAGAAGAACATGGACTCCGGCATCGCCTCGCTCACCCGCGCGGCCTCGCTGGCCCTTGCCATCGCCATCGGAGTGAACCTCGGCAACGAGATCGCCCGCCTCTTCCTGCGGGCGCCGGTGCCGGGTACGGACGTGGGCGGCCCGCTGCGCCGCGCGGCCAAGCGGACGCGAGGCTTCTAG
- the tilS gene encoding tRNA lysidine(34) synthetase TilS, producing MAPPSPPAARGSETARGGAARSVVPAPGGSPLDTAADPRPLILVACSGGADSMALASALAFEAPKLGLRAGGVTVDHGLQPGSDARAVEVCERLRALGLDPVESIAVAVGRDGGPEAAARDARYGALDHAAERYGARAVLLGHTRDDQAETVLLGLARGSGTRSLSGMAVVSGEGGRYRRPFLHLDRQTARRACLAQSLPVWDDPHNADPAFTRSRVRHEALPMLEKALGKGVVEALARTAQLSRDDADALDAWAAEAEAVARAARPVPKDRATVPTRPTAPSHPTPRPASAPPGARAAVRPTADAPAGGPSPVPSVAPPVDAAPAAGASPASPTGSVGSLTRSRPSAAAEPCDVIDSLDTAALRDLPAAVRRRVLRRVAIAAGSPAGSLFARHIEEVDRLITSWHGQRAINLPGRIEVLRQGGRLVIRQG from the coding sequence GTGGCTCCCCCCTCGCCCCCCGCCGCCCGCGGCTCCGAGACCGCCCGCGGCGGCGCCGCCCGCAGTGTCGTACCCGCGCCCGGCGGCTCCCCGCTGGACACCGCGGCCGACCCGCGCCCGCTGATCCTCGTCGCCTGCTCCGGCGGCGCCGACTCCATGGCGCTCGCCTCCGCCCTCGCCTTCGAGGCCCCGAAGCTGGGGCTGCGGGCCGGCGGCGTCACCGTCGACCACGGGCTGCAACCGGGCTCCGACGCGCGCGCCGTCGAGGTCTGCGAGCGGCTGCGCGCGCTGGGTCTGGACCCCGTCGAGTCCATCGCCGTGGCCGTCGGCCGCGACGGCGGCCCCGAGGCGGCCGCCCGCGACGCCCGGTACGGGGCGCTCGACCACGCCGCGGAGCGGTACGGCGCCCGCGCCGTCCTGCTCGGCCACACCCGCGACGACCAGGCCGAAACGGTGCTGCTCGGGCTCGCCCGCGGCTCGGGCACCCGCTCGCTGTCCGGCATGGCCGTCGTCTCCGGCGAGGGCGGCCGCTACCGCCGCCCGTTCCTGCACCTCGACCGGCAGACCGCCCGCCGGGCGTGCCTGGCCCAGTCGCTGCCGGTGTGGGACGACCCGCACAACGCCGACCCGGCGTTCACCCGCTCCCGGGTGCGCCACGAGGCGCTGCCGATGCTGGAGAAGGCGCTCGGCAAGGGCGTCGTCGAGGCCCTGGCCCGCACGGCGCAGCTCTCCCGCGACGACGCGGACGCCCTGGACGCCTGGGCCGCCGAGGCGGAGGCCGTCGCCCGCGCCGCCCGCCCCGTCCCCAAGGACCGCGCGACGGTCCCCACCCGCCCCACCGCCCCCTCCCACCCGACCCCCCGCCCCGCGTCCGCGCCCCCCGGCGCCCGCGCCGCCGTACGCCCCACCGCCGACGCCCCCGCCGGCGGACCGTCCCCCGTACCGTCCGTGGCGCCTCCCGTCGACGCGGCCCCCGCCGCCGGCGCGTCCCCGGCCTCCCCCACGGGCTCCGTCGGCTCCCTCACCCGCTCCCGGCCGAGCGCCGCCGCGGAGCCCTGTGACGTCATCGATTCGCTCGACACCGCCGCGCTGCGCGACCTGCCGGCCGCCGTGCGCCGCAGGGTGCTCCGCCGGGTGGCCATCGCAGCCGGCTCACCTGCGGGTTCGCTCTTCGCCCGGCACATCGAGGAGGTGGACCGACTGATCACCAGTTGGCACGGTCAGCGCGCCATCAACCTGCCCGGCCGCATCGAGGTGCTCAGGCAGGGTGGCAGACTGGTCATCCGGCAGGGCTGA
- a CDS encoding DUF2267 domain-containing protein — MLSLREPASAPTGMTFHQMLEKIRYEGAYPTRERAEDVTRAVLAALGRQLTGDERVDLAACLPTEAATVFTDEIPALKPLTGWAFVKDLSTRTGGTLATTRWDAGAVLSVVGQIAGPLLLDRVLAQLPSGYALLFGRAELTQSA, encoded by the coding sequence ATGCTTTCGCTGCGTGAACCGGCCAGTGCCCCCACCGGCATGACGTTTCACCAGATGCTGGAGAAGATCCGTTACGAAGGCGCGTACCCCACCCGGGAGCGGGCCGAGGACGTCACGCGGGCCGTGCTCGCGGCTCTGGGGCGCCAGCTCACCGGCGACGAACGCGTCGACCTCGCCGCCTGCCTCCCCACCGAGGCCGCCACCGTCTTCACCGACGAGATCCCCGCCCTCAAGCCGCTGACCGGCTGGGCCTTCGTCAAGGACCTGTCCACGCGCACGGGGGGCACCCTGGCCACCACCCGCTGGGACGCCGGGGCCGTGCTCTCCGTCGTCGGCCAGATAGCCGGCCCGCTCCTCCTGGACCGCGTCCTCGCGCAGCTTCCGTCCGGGTACGCGCTGCTGTTCGGCCGCGCCGAGCTGACCCAGTCCGCCTGA
- a CDS encoding MerR family transcriptional regulator → MGYTVGQVAGFAGVTVRTLHHYDEIGLLSPSARSRAGHRRYADADLDRLQRVLFYRELGFPLDQVAALLDDPDADPRAHLRRQHGLLTARIDRLQAMVAAVERAMEARTLGINLTPEEKFEVFGEHDPDAHAAEVERRWGQTEAYEQSRRKAAAYTKENWLRIREEEADWERRTVAVLRAGHPAGSPAAMDLAEEHRQRISRWYYDCSYGTHTALGEMYVTDPRFTATYEAVAPGLAGYLRDAIVANAERHGGDGASESV, encoded by the coding sequence ATGGGCTACACCGTGGGACAGGTCGCCGGGTTCGCCGGCGTGACGGTGCGCACGCTGCACCACTACGACGAGATCGGGCTGCTCTCGCCGAGCGCCCGCAGCCGGGCGGGCCACCGTCGCTACGCCGACGCCGATCTCGACCGGCTCCAGCGCGTCCTGTTCTACCGCGAGCTCGGCTTCCCGCTCGATCAGGTGGCGGCCCTGCTGGACGACCCGGACGCCGACCCGCGGGCCCATCTGCGGCGCCAGCACGGTCTGCTGACCGCCCGGATCGACCGGCTCCAGGCCATGGTCGCCGCCGTCGAACGCGCCATGGAGGCGAGAACACTGGGCATCAACCTGACCCCCGAGGAGAAGTTCGAGGTCTTCGGGGAGCACGACCCCGACGCGCACGCGGCGGAGGTGGAGCGCCGCTGGGGCCAGACGGAGGCGTACGAGCAGTCGCGGCGCAAGGCCGCCGCGTACACCAAGGAGAACTGGCTGCGGATCAGGGAGGAGGAGGCCGACTGGGAGCGGCGCACCGTCGCCGTGCTGCGCGCCGGACACCCCGCCGGGTCCCCGGCCGCGATGGACCTGGCGGAGGAGCACCGGCAGCGGATCAGCCGCTGGTACTACGACTGTTCGTACGGGACGCACACCGCGCTGGGCGAGATGTACGTCACGGACCCGCGCTTCACCGCCACCTACGAGGCCGTCGCCCCGGGCCTGGCCGGCTACCTGCGGGACGCCATCGTGGCCAACGCGGAGCGGCACGGCGGCGACGGCGCGTCCGAGTCGGTGTAG
- a CDS encoding VTT domain-containing protein, producing MTTLALGPSWLDPDHLIDQFGIYGVLAIVFAESGLLIGFFLPGDSLLFTTGLFVTTDMIDMDLWLVCLLVVVAAVAGDQAGYLFGRKVGPALFKRPDSKLFKQENVEKAHDFFEKYGPKSLVLARFVPIVRTFTPIIAGVSRMNYRSFITFNIIGGVLWGAGVTLLGAALGKVKWVHSNIEAMLIGIVLLSVLPIIIEVLRARSQNKKAAAAEGGATARSTAAPSTTDVGGAGDTPQTPGEPIGGGPSGPGLGGPGGARADVFGHAGTTTPQQGQRPHPGQQRQGQHPQQHQGQPGQPPRQGQQPGHQQGQQQSHQQSPGQPGQGYPGGPAQQGYPRPSGQRPAQAQHHPAPGYQDPRAQGGYPAGDGYGQQPQPGPGYQGQGQGQGQPGHQPHQPGHQPHQPGHQAQPGYPAQGAPQGDYQGSYEPQQGYGQQPERGAQPGYGAHPGQGAQPTSGGGQTPGYGAGEAAYDPAHDARPYQSDDPHAPRDPYAGQPGQDSYDPQDPHGPQDPPGSRGRHARR from the coding sequence GTGACCACTCTCGCGCTCGGCCCCAGTTGGCTGGACCCGGACCACCTGATCGACCAGTTCGGCATCTACGGCGTGCTCGCCATCGTCTTCGCCGAGTCGGGCCTGCTCATCGGCTTCTTCCTGCCGGGTGACTCGCTCCTGTTCACCACCGGCCTCTTCGTCACCACAGACATGATCGATATGGACCTGTGGCTCGTCTGCCTCCTGGTGGTGGTCGCGGCCGTCGCCGGCGACCAGGCCGGCTATCTCTTCGGCCGCAAGGTGGGACCCGCGCTCTTCAAACGGCCGGACTCCAAGCTCTTCAAACAGGAGAACGTGGAGAAGGCGCACGACTTCTTCGAGAAGTACGGGCCCAAGTCGCTGGTCCTGGCCCGCTTCGTGCCGATCGTGCGGACCTTCACGCCGATCATCGCGGGCGTGAGCCGGATGAACTACCGCTCGTTCATCACCTTCAACATCATCGGCGGCGTGCTGTGGGGCGCGGGCGTCACGCTGCTCGGCGCGGCGCTCGGCAAGGTCAAATGGGTGCACTCGAACATCGAGGCGATGCTGATCGGCATCGTGCTGCTCTCGGTGCTGCCGATCATCATCGAGGTGCTGCGCGCCCGTAGCCAGAACAAGAAGGCCGCCGCGGCCGAGGGCGGCGCCACGGCGCGCTCGACCGCCGCACCGTCCACCACCGACGTCGGTGGCGCCGGCGACACGCCCCAGACCCCGGGCGAGCCGATCGGCGGCGGCCCCTCGGGCCCCGGCCTCGGCGGCCCCGGCGGCGCCCGTGCCGACGTCTTCGGCCACGCCGGCACCACCACCCCGCAGCAGGGCCAGCGCCCCCACCCGGGCCAGCAGCGCCAGGGCCAGCACCCGCAGCAGCACCAAGGCCAGCCCGGCCAGCCCCCGCGCCAGGGCCAGCAGCCCGGCCACCAGCAGGGCCAGCAGCAGAGCCACCAGCAGAGCCCCGGGCAGCCGGGGCAGGGTTACCCGGGCGGGCCGGCCCAGCAGGGCTACCCGCGGCCGTCGGGCCAGCGGCCCGCGCAGGCCCAGCACCACCCCGCGCCGGGCTACCAGGACCCGCGCGCCCAGGGCGGCTACCCGGCCGGTGACGGCTACGGCCAGCAGCCCCAGCCCGGGCCCGGCTACCAGGGCCAGGGCCAGGGGCAGGGCCAGCCGGGACACCAGCCCCACCAGCCGGGACACCAGCCCCACCAGCCGGGACACCAGGCCCAGCCGGGCTACCCGGCCCAGGGCGCGCCGCAGGGCGACTACCAGGGGTCGTACGAGCCCCAACAGGGGTACGGCCAGCAGCCCGAACGCGGCGCTCAGCCCGGTTACGGGGCGCACCCGGGCCAGGGCGCGCAGCCGACGTCCGGCGGCGGCCAGACGCCGGGATACGGCGCCGGTGAGGCGGCGTACGACCCGGCCCACGACGCGCGGCCGTACCAGTCCGACGACCCGCACGCCCCGCGGGACCCGTACGCCGGGCAGCCCGGTCAGGACTCGTACGACCCACAGGACCCACACGGCCCGCAGGACCCGCCCGGCTCGCGCGGGCGGCACGCGCGGCGCTGA
- a CDS encoding inorganic diphosphatase encodes MEFDVTIEIPKGSRNKYEVDHETGRIRLDRRLFTSTSYPADYGFVENTLGEDGDPLDALVILDEPTFPGCLIKCRAIGMFRMTDEAGGDDKLLCVPASDPRVEHLRDIHHVSEFDRLEIQHFFEVYKDLEPGKSVEGANWVGRAEAEAEVEASIKRLEASGGAHH; translated from the coding sequence GTGGAGTTCGACGTCACCATCGAGATCCCGAAGGGTTCGCGGAACAAGTACGAGGTGGACCACGAGACGGGTCGCATTCGCCTCGACCGTCGACTCTTCACCTCGACCAGTTACCCGGCCGACTACGGATTCGTGGAGAACACCCTCGGCGAGGACGGTGACCCGCTGGACGCGCTGGTCATCCTCGACGAGCCGACCTTTCCCGGTTGCCTCATCAAGTGCCGCGCGATCGGCATGTTCCGGATGACGGACGAGGCCGGCGGCGACGACAAGCTGCTCTGCGTTCCCGCGTCCGACCCGCGCGTGGAGCACCTGCGCGACATCCACCACGTCTCCGAGTTCGACCGCCTGGAGATCCAGCACTTCTTCGAGGTGTACAAGGACCTGGAGCCCGGCAAGTCCGTCGAGGGCGCCAACTGGGTGGGGCGCGCCGAGGCCGAGGCCGAGGTCGAGGCGTCCATCAAGCGCCTTGAGGCGTCTGGCGGCGCCCACCACTGA
- the dacB gene encoding D-alanyl-D-alanine carboxypeptidase/D-alanyl-D-alanine-endopeptidase, translating to MPDEARWRVGGWLGPWRAATVEQRRTGLLAAGSAVVGLAVAATCVVAAGPWDSGQRTAERQRAASGAHPGDDGRPGPDPARAPDAAPVLAPLGAPLASANPDTGERSVPVPTGPGLADALEPLLRDDALGPLRAGAVVDVATGRQLYGAKAGTGAIPASTVKIATGVAALSALGPGHRLTTRVTAAPGAPGRIVLVGGGDPTLTARATRGPDGSHPASLRQLADETARALRARGEHTVRLGYDTSLYAGTSRHPILPNENLAPVTALMVDEGRRDDSDRGPADRVKDPAAEAARTFAKLLRDRGVKVTGDPRPTSDRDKGGAKDAKGGAGGPGRTLASVRSQPLSSLVERMLTYSDNDIAEALTRHTARATGHPASFAGGRAAVTARLKRLGLPVAGAHLADGSGLDRADKVSAGLLAQLLARAAGPDQPALRPVLTGLPVAGFTGTLRDRYGKEAVGRGVVRAKTGTLYGVNTLAGTVVDADGRLLTFAFLTNGSTDPAAAQRVLDRLASAVANCGCR from the coding sequence ATGCCTGACGAGGCCAGATGGCGGGTTGGCGGGTGGCTCGGCCCGTGGCGGGCGGCCACCGTGGAGCAGCGTCGAACGGGTCTGCTCGCGGCGGGTTCCGCCGTGGTCGGCCTCGCGGTCGCGGCGACCTGCGTGGTCGCGGCCGGTCCCTGGGACTCCGGCCAGCGTACGGCCGAGCGCCAGCGGGCCGCCTCCGGAGCGCACCCGGGCGACGACGGCCGGCCCGGTCCGGACCCGGCCCGGGCGCCCGACGCGGCCCCCGTGCTCGCCCCGCTCGGCGCGCCCCTCGCGTCGGCGAACCCGGACACCGGCGAGCGGTCCGTTCCGGTGCCGACCGGGCCGGGCCTCGCCGACGCGCTCGAACCGCTGCTGCGGGACGACGCGCTCGGGCCGCTGCGCGCGGGCGCGGTGGTGGACGTGGCGACCGGGCGGCAGCTCTACGGGGCCAAGGCGGGCACCGGCGCCATCCCCGCCTCCACCGTCAAGATCGCCACCGGCGTGGCCGCGCTGTCCGCCCTCGGCCCAGGCCACCGCCTGACCACCCGCGTCACCGCCGCCCCGGGCGCCCCGGGCCGCATCGTCCTGGTCGGCGGCGGCGACCCGACCCTGACCGCCCGGGCCACCCGTGGCCCCGACGGTTCGCACCCCGCCAGCCTGCGCCAGTTGGCCGACGAGACCGCCCGCGCGCTGCGCGCCCGCGGCGAGCACACGGTCCGGCTCGGCTACGACACCTCGCTGTACGCCGGCACCAGCCGGCACCCGATCCTGCCGAACGAGAACCTCGCCCCCGTCACGGCGCTCATGGTGGACGAGGGCCGCCGCGACGACTCCGACCGGGGCCCCGCCGACCGGGTGAAGGACCCCGCCGCCGAGGCGGCCCGCACCTTCGCGAAGCTGCTGCGCGACCGCGGCGTCAAGGTCACCGGCGACCCGCGCCCCACCAGCGACCGCGACAAGGGCGGTGCCAAGGACGCCAAGGGCGGCGCCGGCGGGCCGGGTCGGACGCTGGCCAGTGTCCGTTCCCAGCCGCTGTCGTCGCTGGTCGAGCGCATGCTGACGTACAGCGACAACGACATCGCCGAGGCCCTGACCCGGCACACCGCCCGTGCCACCGGGCACCCGGCCAGCTTCGCCGGCGGGCGCGCCGCGGTCACCGCCCGGCTCAAGCGGCTCGGCCTGCCCGTGGCCGGCGCCCACCTCGCCGACGGCAGCGGCCTGGACCGCGCCGACAAGGTCTCGGCCGGCCTGCTGGCCCAGCTCCTGGCGCGGGCGGCCGGCCCGGACCAGCCCGCGCTGCGCCCGGTGCTGACCGGGCTGCCCGTCGCCGGCTTCACCGGCACGCTGCGCGACCGGTACGGGAAGGAAGCCGTCGGCCGGGGCGTCGTACGGGCCAAGACCGGCACCCTGTACGGGGTCAACACCCTGGCCGGGACGGTCGTGGACGCCGACGGCCGGCTGCTGACCTTCGCCTTCCTCACCAACGGCAGCACCGACCCGGCCGCCGCCCAGCGCGTGCTCGACCGGCTGGCCTCGGCGGTGGCCAACTGCGGCTGCCGCTGA